A region from the Triticum urartu cultivar G1812 chromosome 1, Tu2.1, whole genome shotgun sequence genome encodes:
- the LOC125551219 gene encoding IQ domain-containing protein IQM1-like isoform X1, translating to MGLYRRTWSEVLGTEISSPRTHKFDMVNKIPAPWDEQKKNMTLKSQGQEHLFSKATLMHSVSFKQWRGGEESTGSVQNKSKQSMVNGNQDRRNSDALSPNVSSSPKCELDAAAVKLQKVYKSYRTRRNLADCAVVVEELWWKALDFASLKHSSISFFNGGKPETAASRWARARTRAAKVGKGLSKNGKAQKLALQHWLEAIDPRHRYGHNLHIYYDVWSRSESTEPFFYWLDIGEGKEINLENCPRSKLQGQCVKYLGPQERQHYEVVIEGGKLMFKQTGVLVHTSDDSKWIFVLSTTKAFYVGQVNVLVLYTPVHVCTQFLVKDTIRCIGSDVFFGSGIDDVQKKKGSFQHSSFLAGGAITCAGRLVVKDGILKAIWPYSGHYLPTEDNFRDFIRFLQENDVSLTDVKKSAVDKHDEYPLLSNSDAQPEHVENNDAAGAAAQDLTEVEIDGVLTGEAYHGSADHDDMSDAEEDAGTPVDSHTTDTEEEEEANNISEQRPPASVDRSKNHQTCRWSTGTGPRIRCVRDYPQDLQSRALEHVNLSPRLAGSPSRKRDPVPSPRPSPGMILSPRLASVGFQPRTVSLTLPDFKRSRLQ from the exons ATGGGATTGTATCGTCGCACGTGGTCTGAAGTTCTTGGCACAGAGATCTCCAGTCCGAGGACACACAAATTCGACATGGTTAACAAAATCCCAGCTCCTTGGGATGAACAGAAGAAGAACATGACACTGAAATCACAAGGCCAAGAACATCTCTTCTCCAAGGCCACACTGATGCACTCTGTGAGTTTCAAACAGTGGCGAGGAGGAGAGGAATCCACAGGTTCAGTTCAGAATAAGAGCAAACAGAGCATGGTAAATGGCAACCAAGACCGACGCAACTCTGACGCATTGAGCCCCAATGTTTCATCCAGCCCCAAATGTGAGCTTGATGCCGCAGCCGTGAAACTTCAAAAGGTTTACAAGAGTTACCGGACCAGGAGAAACCTCGCCGACTGCGCAGTCGTCGTAGAGGAGCTATG GTGGAAAGCACTGGACTTTGCATCACTGAAGCACAGCTCGATATCGTTCTTCAACGGCGGAAAGCCCGAAACGGCGGCGTCGCGGTGGGCGAGGGCAAGGACAAGAGCGGCTAAG GTTGGCAAGGGGTTATCTAAGAACGGGAAGGCTCAGAAGCTGGCATTGCAGCACTGGCTCGAAGCT ATTGACCCTAGGCATCGATATGGGCACAATTTGCATATCTATTATGATGTCTGGTCCAGGAGTGAGAGTACGGAGCCCTTTTTCTATTG GTTAGACATTGGGGAGGGCAAAGAAATAAATCTTGAGAATTGCCCTAGGAGTAAACTTCAGGGGCAGTGCGTCAAGTACCTTGGACCA CAAGAGAGGCAACACTATGAAGTTGTTATTGAGGGTGGCAAACTTATGTTCAAACAAACCGGGGTTCTTGTGCACACTTCGGATGACTCCAAGTGGATTTTTGTCCTCAGCACCACAAAGGCATTCTATGTTGGCCAGGTAAATGTTCTTGTTCTCTACACACCGGTTCACGTATGTACGCAATTCCTAGTCAAAGATACAATTCGCTGCATTGGTTCTGACGTTTTCTTCGGCTCTGGCATTGACGATGTGCAGAAGAAGAAAGGATCGTTTCAGCATTCCAGCTTCCTAGCTGGTGGAGCCATAACATGTGCTGGACGATTGGTGGTCAAAGATGGAATTCTCAAG GCAATATGGCCATACAGTGGCCACTACCTTCCAACGGAAGACAACTTCAGAGATTTCATTCGCTTCCTTCAGGAGAACGACGTTAGCCTCACCGATGTCAAG AAATCTGCTGTCGACAAACATGACGAGTACCCGTTGCTGAGCAACTCTGACGCTCAGCCTGAACATGTTGAGAATAACGATGCAGCAGGTGCCGCTGCTCAAGATCTGACAGAAGTTGAGATAGACGGCGTCCTCACCGGCGAGGCATATCATGGATCGGCCGACCACGATGACATGAGCGATGCTGAGGAAGATGCCGGCACTCCGGTGGACTCCCACACCACCGAcaccgaagaagaagaagaggccAATAATATCTCAGAGCAGCGGCCGCCTGCAAGTGTCGATCGTAGCAAGAACCATCAGACGTGCCGGTGGTCGACGGGCACCGGTCCACGCATCCGGTGCGTGCGCGACTACCCGCAGGACCTCCAGTCCAGGGCCCTCGAGCACGTCAACCTCTCGCCCAGGCTCGCCGGCTCGCCGTCGAGGAAGAGGGACCCGGTGCCCTCGCCGCGCCCCAGCCCGGGGATGATACTCTCGCCGAGGCTCGCGTCCGTCGGGTTCCAGCCCCGGACGGTGTCTCTCACGCTCCCAGACTTCAAGAGGAGCAGATTGCAGTGA
- the LOC125551219 gene encoding IQ domain-containing protein IQM1-like isoform X2 produces MGLYRRTWSEVLGTEISSPRTHKFDMVNKIPAPWDEQKKNMTLKSQGQEHLFSKATLMHSVSFKQWRGGEESTGSVQNKSKQSMVNGNQDRRNSDALSPNVSSSPKCELDAAAVKLQKVYKSYRTRRNLADCAVVVEELWWKALDFASLKHSSISFFNGGKPETAASRWARARTRAAKVGKGLSKNGKAQKLALQHWLEAIDPRHRYGHNLHIYYDVWSRSESTEPFFYWLDIGEGKEINLENCPRSKLQGQCVKYLGPQERQHYEVVIEGGKLMFKQTGVLVHTSDDSKWIFVLSTTKAFYVGQKKKGSFQHSSFLAGGAITCAGRLVVKDGILKAIWPYSGHYLPTEDNFRDFIRFLQENDVSLTDVKKSAVDKHDEYPLLSNSDAQPEHVENNDAAGAAAQDLTEVEIDGVLTGEAYHGSADHDDMSDAEEDAGTPVDSHTTDTEEEEEANNISEQRPPASVDRSKNHQTCRWSTGTGPRIRCVRDYPQDLQSRALEHVNLSPRLAGSPSRKRDPVPSPRPSPGMILSPRLASVGFQPRTVSLTLPDFKRSRLQ; encoded by the exons ATGGGATTGTATCGTCGCACGTGGTCTGAAGTTCTTGGCACAGAGATCTCCAGTCCGAGGACACACAAATTCGACATGGTTAACAAAATCCCAGCTCCTTGGGATGAACAGAAGAAGAACATGACACTGAAATCACAAGGCCAAGAACATCTCTTCTCCAAGGCCACACTGATGCACTCTGTGAGTTTCAAACAGTGGCGAGGAGGAGAGGAATCCACAGGTTCAGTTCAGAATAAGAGCAAACAGAGCATGGTAAATGGCAACCAAGACCGACGCAACTCTGACGCATTGAGCCCCAATGTTTCATCCAGCCCCAAATGTGAGCTTGATGCCGCAGCCGTGAAACTTCAAAAGGTTTACAAGAGTTACCGGACCAGGAGAAACCTCGCCGACTGCGCAGTCGTCGTAGAGGAGCTATG GTGGAAAGCACTGGACTTTGCATCACTGAAGCACAGCTCGATATCGTTCTTCAACGGCGGAAAGCCCGAAACGGCGGCGTCGCGGTGGGCGAGGGCAAGGACAAGAGCGGCTAAG GTTGGCAAGGGGTTATCTAAGAACGGGAAGGCTCAGAAGCTGGCATTGCAGCACTGGCTCGAAGCT ATTGACCCTAGGCATCGATATGGGCACAATTTGCATATCTATTATGATGTCTGGTCCAGGAGTGAGAGTACGGAGCCCTTTTTCTATTG GTTAGACATTGGGGAGGGCAAAGAAATAAATCTTGAGAATTGCCCTAGGAGTAAACTTCAGGGGCAGTGCGTCAAGTACCTTGGACCA CAAGAGAGGCAACACTATGAAGTTGTTATTGAGGGTGGCAAACTTATGTTCAAACAAACCGGGGTTCTTGTGCACACTTCGGATGACTCCAAGTGGATTTTTGTCCTCAGCACCACAAAGGCATTCTATGTTGGCCAG AAGAAGAAAGGATCGTTTCAGCATTCCAGCTTCCTAGCTGGTGGAGCCATAACATGTGCTGGACGATTGGTGGTCAAAGATGGAATTCTCAAG GCAATATGGCCATACAGTGGCCACTACCTTCCAACGGAAGACAACTTCAGAGATTTCATTCGCTTCCTTCAGGAGAACGACGTTAGCCTCACCGATGTCAAG AAATCTGCTGTCGACAAACATGACGAGTACCCGTTGCTGAGCAACTCTGACGCTCAGCCTGAACATGTTGAGAATAACGATGCAGCAGGTGCCGCTGCTCAAGATCTGACAGAAGTTGAGATAGACGGCGTCCTCACCGGCGAGGCATATCATGGATCGGCCGACCACGATGACATGAGCGATGCTGAGGAAGATGCCGGCACTCCGGTGGACTCCCACACCACCGAcaccgaagaagaagaagaggccAATAATATCTCAGAGCAGCGGCCGCCTGCAAGTGTCGATCGTAGCAAGAACCATCAGACGTGCCGGTGGTCGACGGGCACCGGTCCACGCATCCGGTGCGTGCGCGACTACCCGCAGGACCTCCAGTCCAGGGCCCTCGAGCACGTCAACCTCTCGCCCAGGCTCGCCGGCTCGCCGTCGAGGAAGAGGGACCCGGTGCCCTCGCCGCGCCCCAGCCCGGGGATGATACTCTCGCCGAGGCTCGCGTCCGTCGGGTTCCAGCCCCGGACGGTGTCTCTCACGCTCCCAGACTTCAAGAGGAGCAGATTGCAGTGA